The following are from one region of the Gryllotalpicola protaetiae genome:
- a CDS encoding EamA family transporter produces MSAPRRLWSGSVVQLGSLISVNFGSAVAGLLIPAVGVVPVVAARQLVTVATLVPFWRPTRAGLSWRRLWPAVVLGLALVGMNLTFYLAVHLLGLGIAAVLEYLGPFALAVLGSRRLVDGLCAVAAAAGVVLLSEASGHLNPLGVVCALLAAAFWAAYILFSRRVALALPGLEGITVASIVTTVLSVPVALATIAWQQVSVREWLLLLALGVLSSAVPYSLDAFVLRRLTPRIYAVVTAFGPAVAAVFGWLVLHERFTLSMIAGIALVVASASVAILSHREPDSQPRTMPQQAGPA; encoded by the coding sequence GTGAGTGCACCCCGCCGCCTGTGGAGCGGCTCCGTGGTGCAGCTCGGCAGCCTCATCAGCGTCAACTTCGGGTCGGCCGTCGCGGGTCTGCTGATCCCCGCCGTCGGCGTCGTCCCCGTCGTGGCCGCGCGCCAGCTCGTCACGGTCGCGACCCTGGTGCCCTTCTGGCGTCCCACACGAGCAGGCCTCAGCTGGAGGCGCCTGTGGCCGGCCGTTGTGCTCGGCCTCGCCCTGGTCGGCATGAACCTGACCTTCTACCTCGCGGTGCACCTGCTCGGACTCGGCATCGCCGCCGTCCTCGAGTACCTCGGCCCGTTCGCGCTCGCGGTGCTCGGCTCGCGCCGGCTGGTCGACGGGCTGTGCGCCGTCGCGGCGGCTGCGGGCGTGGTGCTGCTGTCCGAGGCATCCGGCCACCTGAATCCCCTCGGTGTCGTGTGCGCGCTGCTCGCCGCCGCGTTCTGGGCCGCGTACATCCTCTTCAGCCGCCGTGTCGCACTCGCGCTGCCGGGGCTCGAGGGCATCACGGTCGCGAGCATCGTGACCACCGTGCTCTCCGTTCCGGTGGCGCTCGCCACGATCGCCTGGCAGCAGGTCAGTGTGCGCGAGTGGCTGCTGTTGCTCGCCCTCGGTGTGCTGTCGAGTGCCGTGCCGTACAGCCTCGACGCGTTCGTGCTGCGGCGGCTGACACCGCGCATCTACGCGGTCGTCACCGCGTTCGGGCCGGCGGTCGCCGCCGTGTTCGGCTGGCTGGTGCTGCACGAGCGCTTCACACTCTCGATGATCGCGGGCATCGCGCTCGTCGTCGCGAGCGCGTCCGTCGCGATCTTGAGCCATCGCGAACCCGATTCACAGCCGCGCACCATGCCGCAGCAGGCGGGCCCGGCGTAG
- a CDS encoding phosphoribosyltransferase family protein, which yields MLFRDRDEAGEMLADVLLNLRGARPVVLGIPAGGVLIARVVAGRLGAPLGAVAEGFVTADALAGRTVVVVDEGICTGATMHAALEAIAAAHPARVVAAVPVAPQRHSLGRLAADLYAVARPDPVSSIRRWYSQLPDVTEAEVRAVLAGQDWAYAGATSL from the coding sequence GTGCTGTTCCGCGATCGCGATGAGGCGGGAGAGATGCTCGCCGACGTGCTCCTCAACCTGAGGGGCGCGCGGCCGGTCGTTCTCGGCATCCCCGCCGGTGGGGTGCTGATCGCCCGCGTCGTCGCCGGCCGGCTCGGTGCGCCGCTGGGCGCCGTGGCCGAGGGATTTGTCACGGCCGACGCCCTCGCCGGCCGCACCGTCGTCGTGGTCGACGAGGGCATCTGCACGGGCGCGACGATGCACGCTGCGCTCGAGGCGATCGCCGCCGCGCACCCGGCGCGGGTCGTGGCCGCCGTGCCCGTGGCGCCGCAGCGGCACAGCCTCGGTCGACTTGCGGCTGACCTCTATGCGGTCGCGCGGCCCGACCCCGTGTCAAGCATCCGCCGCTGGTATTCGCAGCTGCCGGACGTCACAGAGGCCGAGGTGCGGGCCGTGCTCGCGGGTCAGGACTGGGCGTACGCCGGCGCGACCTCGTTGTGA
- a CDS encoding histidine phosphatase family protein: MRLLLIRHGQTPANVAGALDTAAPGPGLTELGEQQSLAVPHALRDENVQGIYASRLVRTQLTAAPLSRSLALDVVVHDGLHEIEAGALEARTDDDSVKAYLGTIIKWGTGELDARMPGAFDGHEFFGRFDAAITQVAETHDDTAAVFSHGAAIRAWVGARALNVSGEFTLKNPIDNTGVAVLEGSLTHGWELVSWAGTPVGGEQLADQFAVDPTGERVE; this comes from the coding sequence GTGCGTCTCCTCCTCATCCGTCATGGTCAGACCCCCGCCAACGTCGCCGGCGCGCTCGACACGGCGGCGCCCGGCCCGGGACTGACAGAGCTGGGGGAGCAGCAGTCTCTGGCCGTCCCGCACGCGCTGCGCGACGAGAACGTGCAGGGCATCTACGCGTCGCGTCTCGTGCGCACTCAGCTGACCGCCGCGCCTCTGTCGCGATCGCTCGCGCTCGACGTCGTCGTGCACGATGGCCTGCACGAGATCGAGGCGGGCGCGCTTGAGGCCAGGACCGACGACGACTCGGTGAAGGCGTATCTCGGAACGATCATCAAGTGGGGCACCGGCGAGCTCGACGCGCGCATGCCGGGCGCCTTCGACGGCCACGAGTTCTTCGGCCGCTTCGACGCGGCCATCACCCAGGTCGCCGAGACTCATGACGATACGGCGGCCGTGTTCAGCCACGGCGCTGCGATCCGCGCCTGGGTCGGCGCGCGGGCGCTGAACGTCAGCGGCGAGTTCACCCTCAAGAATCCGATCGACAACACGGGCGTCGCCGTGCTCGAGGGCTCGCTCACGCACGGATGGGAGCTGGTCAGCTGGGCCGGCACGCCCGTTGGCGGTGAACAGCTCGCCGACCAGTTCGCCGTCGACCCGACCGGCGAGCGGGTCGAGTAG